The proteins below come from a single Dinghuibacter silviterrae genomic window:
- the nadA gene encoding quinolinate synthase NadA, whose protein sequence is MENFVLSAARKNLENVGYLDLDLDPGKDLFQEIERLKREKNAIILAHYYQEPDIQDVADYIGDSLGLAQAAAKTEADLIVFAGVHFMAETAKILNPGKKVLLPDLKAGCSLADSAPAGPFRKFKEAHPDHVVISYINCTAEIKALSDIICTSSNAEKIIESVPADQPIIFAPDKNLGAYLNKKTGRNMLLWNGSCMVHEIFSLEKITRLKVRHPEAKVIAHPECEDAVLRVAEFIGSTTQLLKYTQKDSAQAYIVATETGILHQMQKESPLKTFIPAPPTNNCACNDCPHMKLNTLEKVYLCMEYELPEITMEENLRLAAKKPIERMLEISRKAGLIGG, encoded by the coding sequence ATGGAAAACTTCGTGCTTTCGGCCGCCCGCAAAAATCTGGAAAATGTGGGCTATCTTGACCTCGATTTGGATCCCGGCAAGGACCTGTTCCAGGAGATTGAACGTTTAAAGCGGGAGAAGAACGCGATCATCCTGGCGCACTACTACCAGGAACCCGACATCCAGGACGTGGCGGATTACATCGGGGACAGTCTCGGGCTGGCGCAGGCGGCCGCCAAGACCGAAGCGGACCTGATCGTTTTTGCTGGAGTGCATTTTATGGCGGAGACGGCCAAGATCCTCAACCCCGGCAAGAAAGTCCTCCTCCCCGACCTGAAGGCGGGTTGTAGCCTGGCCGATTCTGCTCCTGCAGGGCCGTTTCGGAAGTTCAAGGAGGCCCACCCGGACCATGTCGTGATTTCGTACATCAACTGTACCGCGGAGATAAAAGCATTGAGCGACATCATCTGTACGTCCTCCAACGCGGAAAAGATCATCGAGAGTGTGCCGGCGGATCAACCCATTATTTTCGCGCCGGATAAAAACCTGGGGGCGTATCTGAACAAAAAGACGGGTCGCAACATGCTGTTGTGGAATGGATCCTGTATGGTGCATGAGATTTTTTCGCTGGAGAAGATCACCCGGTTAAAGGTCAGGCATCCGGAAGCAAAGGTGATCGCCCATCCGGAATGTGAGGATGCCGTTCTAAGGGTGGCGGAGTTTATCGGTTCCACGACGCAATTGTTGAAATATACACAGAAAGACAGCGCCCAGGCCTACATCGTAGCGACCGAAACGGGCATCCTTCACCAGATGCAGAAAGAATCACCGTTAAAAACCTTTATACCCGCACCGCCGACCAATAATTGCGCCTGTAACGATTGTCCGCACATGAAGCTGAATACGCTGGAGAAGGTATACCTCTGTATGGAATACGAGCTCCCGGAAATCACCATGGAGGAAAACCTGAGGCTTGCCGCCAAAAAGCCCATCGAGCGGATGCTGGAGATCAGCCGGAAGGCGGGGCTGATCGGCGGGTAG
- the feoB gene encoding ferrous iron transport protein B, with protein sequence MINIALVGNPNSGKSSLFNALTGLQQKVGNFPGVTVDKKTGTSTIGEHLTANIIDLPGTYSLYPKRADEWVTYEVLMNPDPSTRPELVVLIADASNLKRNLLFCSQIIDLKIPLVIGLSMMDIARKKGIEIDIPGLERDLGVPVIPINPRKEKGLDKLRKAIEQTARHQYRAPSRDFIANAELASAPIAELKHQFPSISDYTAIHYLINYAHIDLEPSLRTAVESVRTQTPFNTTKVQAEEIMQRYARIKQVMANSVVETDPLQKALFTEHLDKILLHKRWGYVILLAVLFLLFQSIFWIAQYPMDAIQWGFAQLTGWLGNLLPVSWWSDLLLNGILAGLSGIMVFVPQIMILFGLITLLEDTGYMARISFLTDKLMRKVGMNGKSVMPLISGFACAVPAIMSTRNIENRKERLLTILVTPLMSCSARLPVYTILIALVIPRHYLLGFLSLQGLVMMGLYLLGVVFALTVSFVFKRLIKIRERSFFILELPVYRAPRWKNMFMTMWEKARIFLKDAGQVIMVISLILWALSSLGPGSGMARIKDHYAALEKTDTAHVDDYEKSKKSDLLAASYAGRLGKAIEPVIRPLGFDWKIGIALITSFAAREVFVGTMATLYSVGEDNSENQLTLQEKMDQARKENGQKVYTLGTGLSLMIFYVLAMQCMSTLAVVKRETRSWKWPLFQFVYMTGLAYFMSFIAFQIFG encoded by the coding sequence GTGATCAATATAGCACTCGTAGGAAACCCCAACAGCGGCAAAAGCTCCCTTTTTAACGCCCTTACCGGTCTCCAACAAAAGGTGGGGAACTTCCCCGGGGTCACCGTGGATAAAAAAACGGGGACGTCAACCATAGGCGAACACCTCACCGCCAACATCATAGACTTGCCGGGTACCTATAGTCTCTATCCCAAACGTGCGGACGAGTGGGTAACCTATGAAGTATTGATGAACCCGGACCCCTCCACCCGGCCCGAATTGGTCGTCCTGATCGCCGACGCCAGCAACCTGAAAAGGAACCTTCTTTTTTGCTCCCAAATCATAGACCTCAAGATCCCGCTGGTCATCGGGCTCTCCATGATGGACATCGCCCGTAAAAAGGGGATAGAAATCGACATACCCGGTCTGGAAAGGGACCTGGGGGTCCCCGTCATCCCGATCAACCCCCGCAAGGAAAAGGGCCTCGACAAGCTCCGCAAAGCCATCGAGCAAACGGCCAGGCATCAATACCGGGCGCCGTCCAGGGACTTTATTGCCAATGCCGAGCTGGCGTCCGCACCCATTGCCGAACTGAAACATCAGTTCCCCTCGATCAGCGATTATACCGCCATCCACTACCTGATCAACTACGCCCATATCGACCTGGAGCCCTCTCTAAGGACGGCCGTCGAGTCCGTCCGGACCCAAACACCCTTTAACACCACCAAGGTCCAGGCCGAGGAAATCATGCAGCGCTATGCCCGTATCAAACAGGTCATGGCCAATAGCGTGGTCGAAACGGATCCCCTTCAAAAGGCATTGTTCACCGAACACCTGGATAAGATCCTCCTACACAAACGCTGGGGCTATGTCATTCTGCTGGCGGTCTTATTTCTGCTTTTCCAAAGTATATTCTGGATTGCCCAATACCCGATGGACGCCATCCAGTGGGGTTTTGCCCAACTCACCGGGTGGCTGGGCAATCTTCTGCCCGTTTCCTGGTGGAGCGACCTTTTACTCAACGGCATTCTGGCCGGTCTGAGCGGCATCATGGTCTTTGTCCCGCAAATCATGATCCTTTTTGGCCTGATTACTCTTTTGGAAGATACGGGGTACATGGCCCGCATCAGTTTTCTTACGGACAAACTGATGAGAAAGGTGGGTATGAACGGCAAAAGCGTTATGCCATTGATCAGCGGGTTTGCCTGCGCGGTACCCGCCATCATGAGCACCCGTAACATCGAAAACCGGAAGGAACGGCTGCTCACCATCCTGGTAACCCCCCTGATGAGCTGTTCCGCCCGTTTACCGGTGTATACCATCCTCATCGCCCTGGTCATCCCCCGGCACTATTTACTGGGCTTCCTGAGCCTCCAGGGCCTCGTTATGATGGGTCTTTACCTGCTGGGCGTCGTCTTTGCCCTGACCGTCTCCTTCGTCTTCAAACGCCTCATCAAGATCCGCGAGCGCAGCTTTTTTATCCTCGAACTCCCGGTATACCGCGCACCCCGGTGGAAAAACATGTTTATGACCATGTGGGAAAAGGCGAGGATATTCCTAAAGGACGCCGGCCAGGTGATCATGGTCATATCCCTGATCCTTTGGGCGCTCAGCTCTCTCGGACCCGGTTCCGGCATGGCGCGCATAAAAGACCATTATGCCGCCCTTGAAAAAACGGATACCGCACACGTGGATGACTACGAAAAAAGCAAGAAATCCGACCTCCTCGCCGCCTCCTATGCCGGCCGGCTTGGCAAAGCCATAGAACCCGTCATCCGGCCCCTGGGTTTCGACTGGAAGATCGGGATCGCCTTGATCACGTCTTTTGCCGCCCGGGAGGTATTCGTGGGCACGATGGCTACCCTGTACAGCGTTGGGGAAGACAATTCGGAAAACCAGCTGACCCTCCAGGAAAAAATGGACCAGGCCCGAAAAGAAAACGGTCAAAAAGTCTATACCCTGGGAACGGGTTTGTCCCTCATGATCTTTTACGTCCTTGCCATGCAGTGCATGAGCACGCTGGCCGTCGTCAAAAGGGAGACACGGAGTTGGAAATGGCCCCTCTTCCAGTTCGTTTACATGACTGGTTTGGCGTATTTCATGAGCTTTATCGCCTTCCAGATTTTCGGGTAA
- a CDS encoding IPExxxVDY family protein: MKFKLDISQMASDFFDDARLLGIVAPVKDYQFCWQLNHALRLDFRVNNDLEIQLSKKDRNYFFAIFEYAEPIGSLRHYLYNNQFDGEYLLPEFKHLDFLWLAKGDDIREAEWTSLQQEIRKIGGVQLVMELATASIRNKQHLIF; the protein is encoded by the coding sequence ATGAAGTTCAAGCTTGACATCAGCCAGATGGCGTCCGACTTTTTTGACGACGCCCGCCTTCTGGGGATCGTCGCGCCCGTAAAGGACTACCAGTTTTGCTGGCAGCTCAACCACGCACTGCGCCTGGACTTCAGGGTCAACAATGACCTGGAAATACAGTTGAGTAAAAAGGACAGGAATTATTTCTTTGCCATATTCGAATATGCAGAGCCCATAGGTTCCCTAAGACACTATCTCTACAACAACCAGTTCGACGGAGAATACCTGTTGCCTGAATTTAAGCACCTGGATTTTCTTTGGCTGGCAAAGGGAGACGACATCAGGGAAGCCGAATGGACGAGCCTGCAACAGGAGATCCGCAAGATAGGAGGCGTACAACTGGTGATGGAATTGGCTACGGCGTCCATCCGGAACAAGCAACACTTAATCTTCTAA
- a CDS encoding 4a-hydroxytetrahydrobiopterin dehydratase — protein sequence MWTETDNSLRRTLTFSNFSEAFAFMTRVALEAEKRDHHPSWTNTYNTVEIRLSTHSAGNVVTAKDRDLAAAIDKLIPPGVKG from the coding sequence ATGTGGACGGAAACCGACAATAGCCTTCGCAGGACCCTGACGTTTTCCAATTTCTCCGAAGCGTTTGCCTTTATGACACGGGTCGCCCTCGAAGCAGAAAAAAGGGATCATCACCCCAGCTGGACAAATACGTATAACACGGTAGAAATCCGTCTGAGCACCCACAGTGCGGGCAACGTCGTGACGGCAAAGGACAGGGACCTCGCTGCTGCGATCGACAAGCTCATTCCACCGGGCGTAAAAGGATAG
- a CDS encoding S9 family peptidase, which yields MGKIVLLCLGLFTFVAARAQELTVQKIMRDPKWIGTSPSGVFWSPDGKQVLFDWNPDGAASDSLFGIALPARVPVKIPFLQAGLLQAQSEGSYNVARTELVYSYEGDIFLMDIKDGRIHRLTHTAEAEFAPAFAHHDGWIVYRSGENLFAWDRVAGELLQLTNFAHGGEVAPAARGPRRGTGGAAVAGDPQEQWLIREQLEWMQVVKERHDKREARDAYLKAEKNPDTLKVINTGEKTVRGQTLSPDGRFVTYSLYEAPTPAGKATIVPNYVTESGFTTDIPGRTKVGEPQGRYTFFVYDRERDTVMEVKADSLPGFTDEPEYLKDYAPRHLHRSVIFEGPYWNESGTQAIIDIRTQDFKDRWIVALDPAHGTIQSLDHQRDEAWIGGPGIGWLARASVGWIDDHTCWYHSEATGYSHLYAFDLHSHTAKALTSGNYEVQRAVLSNDKKYFFIQTNEEHPGKQNWYRLAVTGGSAEKITGMTGEYEVTLSPDQHWIAYLYSYINKPWELYLQENAPGKSPVKITCKSMSTEFSAYPWRDTRIFTIPARDGKNIYARIYDPAPGKKNGAAVIFVHGAGYLQNVHYGWSSYFREYMFNNLLADKGYTVLDIDYRASSGYGRDWRTGIYRHMGGKDLDDEVDAAHYLVRELGVDSTRIGMYGGSYGGFMTLMALFTKPGVFKAGAALRPVTDWAHYNHGYTAAILNEPYTDSIAYRRSSPIFFASGFQDHLLLCHGMVDENVHFQDDVRLVQRLIELGKDNWELAVFPMEDHGFVEPSSWTDEYKRILKLFDTNLCPPRP from the coding sequence ATGGGAAAAATAGTCCTTCTCTGCCTGGGGCTCTTTACTTTCGTGGCCGCCCGGGCACAGGAACTCACCGTTCAAAAGATCATGCGGGACCCCAAATGGATCGGGACGTCCCCTTCCGGTGTGTTCTGGTCCCCCGATGGTAAACAGGTTCTTTTCGACTGGAATCCGGACGGGGCAGCGTCGGATTCGCTCTTTGGCATCGCTTTACCTGCCCGTGTGCCCGTCAAGATCCCGTTTCTTCAGGCTGGATTACTCCAGGCTCAATCTGAGGGCAGTTACAACGTTGCCAGGACGGAGCTGGTATACAGCTATGAAGGGGATATTTTCCTCATGGACATAAAAGACGGCCGGATCCATCGGCTCACACATACCGCGGAGGCCGAATTTGCCCCGGCTTTTGCACATCACGACGGCTGGATTGTCTACAGGAGCGGGGAAAACCTTTTCGCATGGGACCGTGTGGCGGGTGAGCTCCTGCAATTGACCAATTTTGCACACGGAGGGGAGGTGGCACCTGCGGCCCGGGGACCTCGTAGAGGGACAGGCGGTGCTGCCGTTGCTGGTGACCCCCAGGAGCAATGGCTCATTCGCGAGCAACTGGAATGGATGCAAGTCGTCAAAGAACGCCACGACAAACGCGAGGCAAGGGATGCTTATTTGAAAGCGGAAAAGAATCCGGATACGCTGAAGGTGATCAACACCGGCGAAAAAACCGTTCGCGGACAGACGCTGTCCCCGGATGGACGGTTTGTCACCTACTCGTTATACGAGGCCCCTACCCCGGCGGGTAAGGCGACCATCGTCCCCAATTATGTTACCGAAAGTGGTTTTACAACGGATATACCTGGCCGGACAAAAGTCGGTGAACCCCAGGGCCGGTATACGTTTTTCGTATACGACCGGGAGCGGGACACCGTTATGGAGGTAAAGGCGGATAGCCTGCCCGGTTTCACGGACGAACCGGAATATTTGAAAGACTATGCTCCCCGTCACCTTCACCGCTCCGTTATCTTTGAAGGGCCTTATTGGAATGAGAGCGGCACACAGGCGATCATAGATATTCGCACCCAGGACTTCAAAGATCGCTGGATCGTCGCACTGGATCCTGCCCATGGAACGATACAGTCGTTGGATCATCAGCGGGACGAAGCCTGGATCGGAGGCCCCGGCATTGGCTGGCTCGCCAGGGCTTCCGTAGGCTGGATCGACGACCACACCTGTTGGTACCACAGCGAAGCAACCGGTTATTCCCACTTGTATGCGTTTGACCTGCATAGCCATACCGCCAAAGCATTGACCAGCGGAAACTATGAAGTCCAGCGCGCCGTCCTGAGCAACGACAAAAAATACTTCTTTATCCAAACCAACGAGGAACACCCCGGTAAACAAAATTGGTACCGCCTCGCCGTTACCGGTGGTTCGGCGGAAAAGATCACCGGCATGACGGGTGAATACGAGGTGACCCTGTCCCCGGACCAACACTGGATCGCCTATCTCTACAGCTATATCAATAAACCCTGGGAACTTTATCTACAGGAAAACGCGCCTGGAAAAAGTCCTGTAAAGATCACCTGCAAATCCATGAGCACCGAGTTCAGCGCCTATCCCTGGCGTGACACCCGGATCTTTACCATCCCCGCCCGGGACGGCAAAAATATATACGCCCGGATCTATGACCCCGCACCCGGCAAAAAGAACGGGGCCGCCGTCATTTTTGTACACGGAGCGGGATACCTCCAAAATGTGCACTATGGATGGAGTTCTTATTTCAGGGAATACATGTTCAACAACCTCCTGGCGGATAAAGGATACACCGTACTGGACATCGACTACCGCGCCAGCTCGGGGTATGGAAGGGACTGGAGGACCGGGATTTACCGCCACATGGGTGGAAAAGACCTCGACGACGAAGTGGATGCCGCCCACTACCTCGTACGCGAGCTGGGCGTCGACTCCACCAGGATCGGTATGTACGGCGGCAGCTACGGCGGTTTTATGACCCTCATGGCGTTATTTACAAAACCAGGCGTCTTTAAAGCCGGCGCCGCCCTACGCCCCGTCACCGACTGGGCCCACTACAACCACGGCTACACCGCCGCCATACTTAACGAGCCCTACACAGACAGTATCGCCTACCGCAGGTCCTCCCCTATCTTTTTCGCCTCCGGCTTCCAGGACCATCTACTACTGTGTCACGGCATGGTCGACGAAAACGTCCACTTCCAGGACGACGTCCGTCTGGTACAACGCCTGATCGAATTGGGCAAAGACAATTGGGAACTCGCCGTCTTCCCCATGGAAGACCACGGGTTCGTAGAACCCAGCAGTTGGACCGATGAGTACAAACGGATTTTAAAGCTCTTCGACACGAACCTTTGCCCTCCCCGGCCCTAG
- the rho gene encoding transcription termination factor Rho produces the protein MYDILQLNDMLVPELHDIADQLNIPGTKKLDKQELIYKILDKQAVIASETKPEAGDKTKRKRIVKATTGNTTEEAIVESNEPEPAPKKDHKKGARKDKGATVAQAASPAAPVAAAAAAAAAEAGKRGRKPGKKKEEAQTQLALEETAAAPAPERTERNERGHREGQEERNREEKGDRAHREGRSNRDDRSGREDRGNREGRDERGNREDRASRDERGNREGREDRNRDKGENGQTPDTTRLQNDMLSLVEESDPSNLEDASSPVTPRQYPQRRDTNFNIEFDGVVEGEGVLEMMPDGYGFLRSSDYNYLSSPDDIYVSPSQIKLFGLKTGDTVNGTVRPPKEGEKYFALLKVETINGKTPEEVRDRVPFDYLTPLFPFEKLNLSNGSSNYSTRLIDLFTPIGKGQRGLIVAQPKVGKTMLLKEVANAIAKNHPECYLIVLLIDERPEEVTDMERSVRAEVVASTFDEPAEKHVKVSTIILQKAKRLVECGHDVVILLDSLTRLARAHNTVAPASGKVLSGGVEANAMQKPKQFFGAARKIENGGSLTILATALVDTGSKMDEVIFEEFKGTGNMELALDRRLANKRIFPAMDLNASSTRREDLLLDRDVLQRMYILRKYLSDMNAEESMNELLKRMKGTKDNEEFLASMNS, from the coding sequence ATGTATGACATTCTTCAACTGAACGACATGCTCGTTCCTGAGTTGCACGACATTGCGGACCAGCTAAATATCCCCGGCACTAAGAAACTGGACAAACAAGAACTCATCTATAAAATACTGGATAAGCAGGCAGTAATCGCCAGCGAAACCAAGCCCGAAGCGGGCGATAAAACCAAACGCAAACGCATCGTAAAAGCCACCACCGGCAATACCACCGAAGAGGCTATCGTCGAATCCAACGAACCCGAACCCGCCCCGAAAAAAGACCACAAAAAGGGCGCACGTAAAGATAAGGGCGCCACTGTTGCCCAAGCCGCTTCCCCCGCAGCACCCGTCGCCGCTGCTGCCGCAGCCGCCGCCGCAGAAGCGGGCAAACGGGGCCGTAAACCCGGTAAAAAGAAAGAAGAGGCACAAACCCAACTGGCCCTCGAAGAAACCGCCGCCGCCCCGGCCCCCGAGCGTACTGAACGCAATGAACGCGGACACCGTGAAGGACAGGAAGAGCGCAACCGCGAGGAAAAAGGAGACAGGGCGCACCGCGAAGGACGTTCCAACAGGGACGATCGCTCCGGTCGAGAGGACCGCGGCAACAGAGAGGGCCGCGACGAGCGCGGCAACCGCGAAGATCGCGCAAGCCGCGATGAGCGCGGCAATAGAGAAGGCCGCGAAGACCGCAACCGCGACAAGGGCGAAAACGGCCAGACGCCGGATACCACGCGTCTGCAAAACGACATGCTGAGCCTCGTGGAAGAATCGGACCCTTCCAACCTCGAAGACGCTTCTTCACCCGTCACCCCGCGGCAGTATCCTCAACGCAGGGACACGAATTTCAACATCGAATTCGACGGCGTCGTAGAAGGCGAAGGCGTTCTGGAAATGATGCCCGACGGCTATGGCTTTTTACGATCCAGCGATTACAACTACTTGAGTTCTCCCGACGATATATACGTTTCCCCTTCGCAGATCAAACTGTTTGGTCTCAAAACAGGGGATACGGTCAATGGGACCGTACGTCCTCCGAAAGAAGGCGAGAAATACTTCGCTCTTTTAAAAGTGGAAACGATCAACGGCAAAACCCCGGAAGAAGTCAGGGACCGTGTTCCTTTCGACTACCTGACGCCGTTGTTCCCGTTCGAAAAGCTCAACCTGTCAAACGGCAGCTCCAATTATTCGACGCGTTTAATTGACCTCTTTACGCCGATCGGTAAGGGCCAGCGCGGCTTAATCGTGGCCCAGCCAAAGGTCGGTAAGACGATGCTCCTCAAAGAAGTGGCCAACGCCATCGCAAAGAACCACCCCGAGTGTTACCTGATCGTCCTTCTCATCGACGAACGTCCTGAAGAAGTTACCGATATGGAACGGAGCGTACGCGCCGAAGTCGTTGCTTCTACTTTCGATGAACCCGCCGAAAAACACGTAAAGGTCTCCACCATCATTCTTCAAAAAGCAAAACGTCTTGTAGAGTGCGGTCACGACGTCGTGATCCTGCTGGACTCCCTGACGAGGCTCGCCCGCGCCCACAATACCGTGGCACCCGCGTCCGGTAAAGTACTCAGCGGTGGTGTGGAAGCCAACGCGATGCAAAAGCCCAAACAATTCTTTGGCGCCGCGCGTAAGATCGAAAACGGTGGTTCGCTGACCATCCTTGCAACGGCCCTGGTCGATACCGGATCCAAAATGGACGAAGTTATCTTCGAAGAATTCAAGGGTACCGGTAACATGGAATTGGCACTCGACCGCCGCCTGGCCAACAAGCGCATCTTCCCCGCCATGGACCTCAACGCTTCCTCTACGCGCCGCGAAGACCTCCTCCTCGACCGCGACGTACTGCAACGGATGTACATTCTCCGCAAGTACCTCTCCGACATGAACGCCGAAGAGTCCATGAACGAACTTCTTAAGCGCATGAAGGGCACGAAAGACAACGAAGAGTTCCTCGCGTCCATGAACAGCTAA
- the asnS gene encoding asparagine--tRNA ligase: MLQKRIKIKDALVLAPVGSFITVMGWVRNFRSNRFIDINDGSCNANLQAVLEFEKEDPALLRRITTGASVKVSGELVASQGKGQRVELKVDHVDIFGDSDASAYPLQPKRHSLEFLREIAHLRFRTNTFGAVFRVRHALAFAVHQFYNERGFLYLHTPIITASDAEGAGELFRVTTLDAANPPLTEDGRVDFKQDFFGKPTNLTVSGQLEGELGAMAFSEIYTFGPTFRAENSNTARHLAEFWMIEPEMAFCDLEDNMNLAEEFIRYIISYVMKHNEEDLQFLDKRLEEEEKTKPEAERSGMGLLEKLNFVVDNPFERITYTQAIDILLQSPAYKKKKFKFDVSWGIDMQSEHERYLVEKHFKRPVIVTNYPKEIKAFYMRQNDDGKTVAAMDILAPGIGEIVGGSQREERLDKLVERMEELHLPLEELSWYLDTRRFGTVPHAGFGLGFERMVQFVTGMGNIRDVIAFPRTPNNCEF, from the coding sequence ATGTTACAAAAGCGAATAAAAATCAAGGACGCGCTGGTTTTGGCGCCTGTAGGATCGTTCATTACCGTGATGGGTTGGGTAAGAAATTTCCGTAGTAACCGGTTTATCGATATAAACGACGGGTCTTGTAATGCCAATCTTCAGGCTGTCCTGGAGTTTGAAAAGGAGGACCCCGCGCTGTTGCGCAGGATTACAACGGGTGCGAGTGTCAAGGTATCCGGGGAGCTGGTGGCTTCCCAGGGCAAAGGACAACGGGTAGAATTGAAGGTGGACCATGTGGATATCTTTGGGGACAGCGATGCCTCGGCTTATCCCCTGCAGCCCAAACGCCACAGCCTGGAATTTTTGAGGGAAATTGCCCATTTGCGCTTCAGAACCAATACGTTCGGAGCCGTATTCCGGGTCCGGCATGCGCTGGCCTTTGCCGTACACCAGTTTTATAACGAACGGGGTTTTTTGTATTTGCACACCCCTATTATCACCGCTTCAGACGCGGAAGGTGCCGGGGAGCTTTTCCGTGTTACAACACTGGATGCCGCCAATCCGCCGTTGACCGAAGACGGCCGGGTGGATTTTAAACAGGATTTTTTTGGAAAACCCACCAACCTGACGGTCAGCGGGCAACTGGAAGGGGAATTGGGCGCTATGGCGTTCAGTGAGATATACACCTTTGGACCCACGTTTAGGGCGGAAAACTCCAACACGGCCCGGCACCTGGCGGAATTCTGGATGATTGAACCGGAAATGGCCTTTTGCGACCTAGAGGATAACATGAATCTCGCCGAGGAATTTATCCGGTACATCATTTCCTATGTCATGAAGCACAACGAGGAAGACCTGCAATTCCTCGACAAACGCCTGGAGGAAGAAGAAAAGACAAAACCCGAAGCAGAGCGTTCGGGTATGGGTCTTTTGGAAAAACTGAATTTTGTCGTAGACAATCCGTTTGAGCGGATTACCTATACGCAGGCCATCGACATTCTGCTCCAATCCCCTGCATACAAGAAAAAGAAGTTCAAATTCGACGTCAGCTGGGGTATTGATATGCAAAGCGAGCACGAGCGGTACTTGGTCGAAAAACACTTCAAACGGCCCGTTATCGTCACCAACTATCCGAAGGAGATCAAGGCATTTTACATGCGCCAGAACGACGACGGAAAAACCGTGGCCGCCATGGACATCCTCGCGCCCGGTATCGGGGAAATCGTCGGTGGGTCGCAAAGGGAGGAGCGTTTGGATAAGCTCGTAGAAAGGATGGAAGAGCTCCACCTGCCCCTCGAAGAACTGTCTTGGTACCTCGACACCAGGCGTTTTGGAACCGTGCCCCACGCCGGTTTTGGTCTTGGTTTCGAGCGCATGGTCCAATTCGTCACGGGCATGGGCAATATCCGGGACGTCATTGCCTTCCCCCGGACGCCGAACAATTGTGAATTTTAA
- a CDS encoding isopenicillin N synthase family dioxygenase, whose amino-acid sequence MNIPSVDLQQFTSGGPKDKADFVAKLGSAFEEVGFVAVKNHGIPQPLIDKMYGVVQDFFALPLVRKRSYEMPSLAGQRGYTSFGKEHAKGFDAPDLKEFYQYGQEVEDGEKVSDDYPANVLVPEVPGFDQTFHNAYRAFEGSGTALLRAISLYLGLDVGYFDGFVHNGNSILRAIHYPPITQEPKSAVRAEQHEDINLITLLVGASADGLQILTRQDEWLPVTSLPDQIVVNVGDMLQRLTNNRLRSTTHRVVNPPRELWHTSRFSIPFFLHPKSDMSLACLPGCVDATHAKAYPDVTAGEYLDERLREIGLKK is encoded by the coding sequence ATGAATATACCAAGCGTTGATCTTCAACAGTTTACATCCGGTGGTCCCAAAGACAAAGCCGACTTTGTGGCAAAGTTGGGCAGCGCTTTTGAGGAAGTTGGTTTTGTGGCCGTAAAAAATCATGGAATCCCGCAGCCCCTGATCGATAAGATGTACGGGGTTGTACAGGATTTTTTTGCGCTTCCACTCGTCAGGAAAAGAAGCTATGAGATGCCCTCACTGGCCGGTCAGCGTGGCTACACCTCCTTTGGGAAAGAACACGCCAAGGGTTTTGATGCGCCCGACCTAAAGGAGTTTTATCAGTACGGACAGGAAGTGGAGGATGGGGAAAAAGTGTCTGATGACTATCCCGCCAACGTACTCGTACCGGAAGTACCTGGTTTTGATCAAACTTTTCATAACGCCTACAGGGCTTTTGAAGGATCAGGCACCGCGCTGTTGCGGGCTATTTCGCTTTACCTGGGTCTCGACGTGGGGTATTTCGATGGGTTTGTGCACAACGGCAATTCCATCCTGCGGGCGATCCACTATCCCCCCATCACACAGGAACCCAAAAGTGCCGTACGGGCGGAACAACACGAAGACATCAATTTGATTACGCTCCTCGTCGGTGCTTCCGCTGACGGGCTGCAGATCCTGACGCGTCAGGACGAATGGCTGCCCGTAACCTCACTGCCCGACCAAATCGTGGTCAATGTAGGCGATATGCTCCAACGGTTGACCAATAACCGACTCCGGTCCACCACACACCGCGTCGTCAATCCGCCCAGGGAATTATGGCACACCTCCAGGTTTTCCATACCTTTTTTCCTTCACCCCAAAAGCGATATGTCCCTGGCTTGTTTGCCCGGTTGCGTAGACGCCACCCATGCGAAGGCATATCCCGACGTTACCGCCGGTGAATACCTCGACGAGCGTCTCCGGGAGATCGGTCTGAAAAAATAA